In Aedes albopictus strain Foshan chromosome 3, AalbF5, whole genome shotgun sequence, the following are encoded in one genomic region:
- the LOC134290014 gene encoding uncharacterized protein LOC134290014: MPYETYILNLDKLLRIEQNIRKSINKNTKPDTLQSNLVTARFLFQEIEKELIERQDEIADTQLFTYIKKARNAIGYIEQTCKSKIVKIPIPHNQNHTNMAFDARLAASILLPFDGDSEKLSSFKDSVKFLKTATEAANHPTLKLFIITRISGKARDALPSDIDDKSIDEIIEQVSKSCESKITSEQVLAKLKTIKMGTAKQQYCEEVESLCSQLSRAYIKEGIPQGIAKKIATKAGVETLIKTVSAENAKIVLQAGSFPTIEQAIQKLNELPDNTESNEVTRVFNVNTNQKRFQNFNQGQQRNWRRGANNNNNTFTRRGPHSYNQRFNYAPRFDNRPHNGNYRGRNDYRGHPPQGRQSHRMYYADAQNAVLASNPTYLQQPQVQSQGHPIWNMSPQQPQQHLNNQTQNQNFLGTMGQYTQSM; encoded by the coding sequence ATGCCGTACGAAACTTACATTCTTAATTTGGATAAACTATTAAGAATCGAACAAAACATAAGAAAATCAATTAACAAAAATACCAAACCTGATACGTTACAAAGTAATTTAGTGACAGCTCGTTTTTTATTCCAAGAAATAGAAAAAGAGCTTATAGAAAGGCAAGACGAAATTGCCGATACACAACTTTTTACGTATATTAAGAAGGCTAGAAACGCAATAGGTTATATTGAACAGACTTGCAAAAGCAAGATAGTAAAGATACCCATTCCTCACAATCAAAATCACACAAATATGGCTTTCGATGCGAGATTAGCCGCCTCGATACTATTACCATTCGATGGGGACAGTGAAAAACTGTCCAGTTTCAAAGACAgtgtaaaatttctaaaaacagcAACAGAAGCGGCAAATCACCCAACACTCAAACTTTTCATAATAACCAGAATCTCAGGCAAGGCACGCGATGCATTGCCTTCCGACATCGACGATAAGTCGATCGACGAAATCATTGAACAAGTAAGCAAAAGTTGCGAAAGCAAGATAACCTCAGAGCAGGTACTTGCCAAACTAAAGACTATAAAAATGGGGACAGCAAAACAACAATACTGCGAAGAAGTTGAATCGCTTTGCAGTCAGTTGTCCAGAGCATACATTAAAGAAGGCATCCCACAAGGGATAGCCAAGAAAATAGCTACGAAAGCAGGCGTGGAAACGCTGATTAAAACCGTTTCCGCAGAAAATGCGAAAATCGTACTACAAGCGGGTTCGTTCCCAACAATCGAACAAGCTATCCAAAAACTTAATGAGCTACCTGACAATACCGAAAGCAATGAGGTCACCCGTGTTTTCAATGTAAACACAAATCAAAAGCGATTCCAAAATTTTAACCAGGGTCAGCAAAGAAACTGGAGAAGAGgtgcaaataataataataacacttTTACACGCCGTGGCCCCCATTCGTATAATCAACGTTTCAATTATGCACCACGCTTCGACAATCGACCGCATAACGGTAACTATCGTGGTCGCAATGACTACCGTGGTCACCCACCTCAAGGGCGACAATCGCATAGAATGTATTATGCTGACGCGCAAAATGCCGTACTAGCATCAAACCCAACATACTTGCAACAACCTCAAGTTCAAAGTCAAGGCCATCCGATCTGGAACATGAGCCCTCAACAACCGCAGCAACATTTAAACAATCAAACACAGAACCAGAATTTTTTAGGAACAATGGGTCAATATACTCAATCAATGTAG